In Nocardioides dokdonensis FR1436, the following are encoded in one genomic region:
- a CDS encoding amidase, whose amino-acid sequence MPGQDATALAAAIRDGELSAREAVEASIARIERLDPGLNAVIGTRFEAALEDVERGLPPGPLTGVPTLVKPLAADVAGLPSAGGSRLFADVVAQQDSELVRRYRAAGMVVLGTTNTPELGKNGTSTEPLLHGPTRNPWDTSRSTGGSSGGSAAAVSAGLVPVAHGNDGGGSIRIPAAMCGLLGLKPSRGRVPGAPYDSSLAGPVSVHHVLSTSVRDSALLLDLTSTTPPGALFAAPSEPAGFLARMQAGPGRLRIGVATTVPDGPDTDPECAAAVRRAADLLDDLGHEVVETELRYRLGEVLTCSGRVMGAGLVALVDDRLQELGRELREDDIEPFTRAMYERYSTLSAADLVRALQGFERIAREMGTTYADLDVVLTPTLARPTPELGVADPRRPDTMYEHGRLISAYTSICNVTGAPAVSVPFGTDERGMPIGVQVIADLGGEGLLLALAAQLEQAAPWPTHAPFADPAQMSR is encoded by the coding sequence GTGCCAGGACAGGACGCCACGGCGCTCGCAGCAGCGATCCGCGACGGGGAGCTGAGCGCCCGGGAAGCCGTCGAGGCGAGCATCGCGCGCATCGAGCGGCTCGATCCCGGCCTCAACGCCGTCATCGGCACCCGGTTCGAGGCCGCCCTCGAGGACGTCGAGCGGGGGCTCCCGCCGGGACCCCTGACCGGGGTCCCCACGCTCGTCAAGCCGCTCGCCGCCGACGTCGCAGGGCTGCCCAGCGCGGGCGGCTCACGGCTCTTCGCCGACGTCGTCGCCCAGCAGGACAGCGAGCTCGTCCGGCGCTACCGAGCGGCCGGGATGGTCGTGCTCGGCACCACCAACACCCCCGAGCTGGGCAAGAACGGCACCAGCACCGAGCCGCTCCTGCACGGCCCGACCCGCAACCCGTGGGACACCTCGCGGTCGACGGGTGGCTCCAGCGGCGGCTCGGCGGCCGCGGTGAGCGCCGGTCTGGTCCCGGTGGCGCACGGCAACGACGGTGGCGGCTCGATCCGGATCCCGGCCGCGATGTGCGGTCTCCTCGGCCTCAAGCCGAGCCGCGGCCGGGTGCCCGGAGCGCCGTACGACTCCTCGCTCGCGGGCCCCGTCAGCGTGCACCACGTGCTGAGCACCTCCGTGCGCGACTCGGCGCTGCTGCTCGACCTGACCTCGACGACACCGCCGGGGGCGCTCTTCGCGGCCCCGTCCGAACCGGCCGGGTTCCTCGCTCGGATGCAGGCCGGACCGGGTCGGCTGCGCATCGGTGTCGCCACCACGGTCCCTGACGGCCCCGACACCGACCCCGAGTGCGCGGCAGCGGTGCGCCGCGCCGCCGACCTGCTCGACGACCTGGGCCACGAGGTCGTGGAGACCGAGCTGCGCTACCGCCTCGGCGAGGTGCTCACCTGCTCGGGGCGGGTGATGGGGGCCGGTCTCGTCGCCCTCGTCGACGACCGTCTCCAGGAGCTGGGGCGGGAGCTGCGCGAGGACGACATCGAGCCGTTCACCCGGGCCATGTACGAGCGCTACTCCACCCTCTCCGCCGCCGACCTGGTGCGCGCCCTGCAGGGCTTCGAGCGGATCGCGCGCGAGATGGGCACGACGTACGCCGACCTCGACGTCGTGCTCACCCCGACCCTGGCCCGACCGACCCCGGAGCTGGGCGTGGCCGACCCCCGGCGTCCGGACACGATGTACGAGCACGGCCGGCTGATCTCGGCCTACACCTCGATCTGCAACGTGACCGGAGCCCCGGCCGTCTCGGTGCCCTTCGGCACCGACGAGCGCGGGATGCCGATCGGCGTGCAGGTGATCGCCGACCTCGGCGGCGAGGGCCTGCTGCTGGCCCTGGCGGCCCAGCTCGAGCAGGCGGCCCCCTGGCCGACCCACGCCCCCTTCGCCGACCCGGCGCAGATGTCGCGCTGA
- a CDS encoding ABC transporter permease, with translation MPRKPTLVGTTMSRGRMTGLGAVLLVAGLALMVFGWSTPALVLAVKALLFLLGLGLVVQGLSRLVWGWRGERPDMLFLLASAWLVLLIAVAALAPLLPLGEHVDVATALSEPSYQTPVLTSEHPLGTNNYGLDMLARSVYGARTSLIVSLMAVTIGTLIGGSIGVVAGYFRAGVDSVIGIFTNALLAVPPLILLIALGTVLDPKIRNIALALALLTIPSMIRLARANTIAFAQREFVLAARAMGATKLRVMVRELVPNVVLPVFSMVIVMISVLIVAEASLSFLGLGIQAPEPTWGNMIAEAEGGTMEDYPHIVLVPGAFLFLTVFSFNLLGEKAQKRWDTRSAKL, from the coding sequence ATGCCTAGGAAGCCGACGCTCGTCGGCACCACGATGTCCCGCGGACGGATGACCGGCCTCGGTGCGGTCCTGCTCGTCGCCGGGCTGGCCCTGATGGTCTTCGGGTGGAGCACCCCGGCCCTCGTCCTCGCCGTGAAGGCCCTGCTCTTCCTGCTCGGCCTGGGCCTGGTCGTGCAGGGCCTCTCGCGCCTGGTGTGGGGCTGGCGCGGTGAGCGCCCCGACATGCTGTTCCTGCTGGCCTCCGCGTGGCTGGTGCTGCTGATCGCGGTCGCCGCCCTCGCGCCGCTGCTGCCGCTGGGCGAGCACGTCGACGTGGCCACCGCGCTCAGCGAGCCGAGCTACCAGACCCCGGTGCTGACCAGCGAGCACCCGCTCGGCACCAACAACTACGGCCTCGACATGCTGGCGCGCTCGGTCTACGGGGCCCGGACCTCGCTGATCGTCTCCCTGATGGCCGTCACCATCGGCACGCTGATCGGCGGCTCCATCGGAGTCGTGGCCGGCTACTTCCGTGCCGGTGTCGACAGCGTGATCGGGATCTTCACCAACGCCCTGCTCGCCGTTCCGCCGCTCATCCTCCTGATCGCGCTCGGAACGGTGCTCGACCCGAAGATCCGCAACATCGCGCTCGCCCTGGCGCTGCTGACCATCCCGAGCATGATCCGGCTGGCCCGCGCCAACACCATCGCCTTCGCCCAGCGCGAGTTCGTGCTCGCCGCTCGGGCGATGGGAGCCACCAAGCTGCGCGTGATGGTCCGGGAGCTGGTGCCCAACGTCGTGCTGCCGGTCTTCTCGATGGTCATCGTGATGATCTCGGTGCTCATCGTGGCCGAGGCGTCCCTCAGCTTCCTGGGCCTGGGCATCCAGGCCCCGGAGCCCACCTGGGGCAACATGATCGCCGAGGCCGAGGGCGGCACCATGGAGGACTACCCGCACATCGTGCTGGTGCCCGGCGCCTTCCTGTTCCTCACCGTCTTCTCCTTCAACCTGCTGGGCGAGAAGGCCCAGAAGCGTTGGGACACCAGGAGTGCCAAGCTGTGA
- a CDS encoding ABC transporter ATP-binding protein has translation MAGSGTAHMRTDASPVLTVDDLVVEFPVGRGMKVHAVSGMNLDLLPGETLGILGESGCGKSTAGRALMQLPAPTSGRVLLGERELTGLPGRALRRARAKMQMIMQDPTSSLNPRRKVKDLVAEGLSIWGFGGSEADKEKLVRETLTAVGLDPDVVWDRRAHELSGGQCQRVCIARALMMNPTVLICDEPVSSLDVSVQAQILNLLERTKEQYSLSMIFIAHDVSVVKNISDRVMVLYLGKTCEVIASEDINDHAAHPYTRMLLSSIPGANDRDGDLTPTSTELPSPINPPSGCRFRTRCPLATDQCATQEPELREVRPGQFVACHHPVL, from the coding sequence ATGGCCGGCAGTGGAACCGCGCACATGCGCACCGACGCCAGCCCCGTCCTGACCGTCGACGACCTCGTCGTGGAGTTCCCGGTCGGGCGCGGCATGAAGGTGCACGCGGTGTCCGGCATGAACCTGGACCTGCTCCCGGGGGAGACCCTGGGCATCCTCGGTGAGTCCGGGTGCGGCAAGTCGACCGCCGGTCGGGCCCTGATGCAGCTCCCCGCGCCCACCTCGGGCCGGGTGCTCCTGGGCGAGCGCGAGCTGACGGGCCTGCCCGGGCGGGCGCTGCGTCGGGCCCGCGCGAAGATGCAGATGATCATGCAGGACCCGACCTCGTCGCTGAACCCGCGGCGCAAGGTCAAGGACCTGGTCGCCGAGGGCCTGTCCATCTGGGGCTTCGGGGGGAGCGAGGCGGACAAGGAGAAGCTGGTCCGCGAGACGCTCACCGCGGTGGGCCTGGACCCGGACGTGGTCTGGGACCGTCGCGCCCACGAGCTGTCCGGTGGTCAGTGCCAACGGGTGTGCATCGCGCGGGCCCTGATGATGAACCCGACGGTGCTGATCTGCGACGAGCCGGTCTCCTCCCTCGACGTCTCGGTGCAGGCGCAGATCCTCAACCTGCTGGAGCGCACCAAGGAGCAGTACTCCCTGAGCATGATCTTCATCGCCCACGACGTGTCGGTGGTCAAGAACATCAGCGACCGGGTGATGGTGCTCTACCTGGGCAAGACCTGCGAGGTCATCGCCTCCGAGGACATCAACGACCACGCCGCCCACCCCTACACGCGGATGCTGCTCTCCTCGATCCCGGGGGCGAACGACCGCGACGGGGACCTCACTCCCACCTCGACCGAGCTGCCCTCGCCGATCAACCCGCCGTCGGGCTGCCGCTTCCGCACCCGGTGCCCGCTGGCCACCGACCAGTGCGCGACCCAGGAGCCCGAGCTGCGCGAGGTCCGGCCCGGCCAGTTCGTCGCCTGCCACCACCCCGTCCTGTGA
- a CDS encoding ABC transporter ATP-binding protein, protein MITENLLEVDDLRTTFQTPRGAVCAVDGVSLTLKPGETLGIVGESGSGKSVLGRTIMGLISNGPTTSVTGSVRIAGQDVHALSAKRRRKLWGPTVAMVFQDPMTSLNPVKKIGTHITEALRLHFSMGKTEARDRAIELLTQVGIPEPTRRMTQYPHELSGGMRQRVVIAMALCCGPDLLIADEPTTALDVTVQKQILDLLASLSQTLNMATILISHDLGAVEGRTDRVQVMYAGRVVESSGTGTVFAEPGHPYAEALLASIPRMEDKPHTLLRAIDGTPPDMISPPPGCRFAPRCQYAQDRCVQESPPLLDHVGSANPHLIACHYPLIVPAPGSAAAAARTLLEETR, encoded by the coding sequence GTGATCACCGAGAACCTGCTCGAGGTCGACGACCTCCGCACCACCTTCCAGACCCCGCGCGGCGCCGTGTGCGCCGTCGACGGCGTCTCCCTGACCCTCAAGCCGGGGGAGACCCTCGGCATCGTGGGCGAGTCCGGCTCGGGCAAGTCCGTGCTGGGCCGCACCATCATGGGGCTGATCTCCAACGGCCCCACGACCTCCGTGACAGGTTCGGTGCGCATCGCCGGTCAGGACGTGCATGCCCTGAGCGCGAAGCGTCGCCGCAAGCTGTGGGGACCGACGGTGGCGATGGTCTTCCAGGACCCGATGACGTCGCTGAACCCGGTCAAGAAGATCGGCACCCACATCACCGAGGCACTGCGCCTGCACTTCTCGATGGGCAAGACCGAGGCCCGCGACCGCGCCATCGAGCTGCTCACGCAGGTCGGCATCCCGGAGCCGACCCGACGCATGACGCAGTACCCCCACGAGCTGTCCGGCGGCATGCGCCAGCGCGTCGTGATCGCGATGGCGCTGTGCTGCGGACCGGACCTGCTGATCGCCGACGAGCCGACCACCGCGCTCGACGTGACGGTGCAGAAGCAGATCCTCGACCTCCTGGCCTCCCTGAGCCAGACGTTGAACATGGCCACGATCCTGATCAGCCACGACCTCGGGGCCGTCGAGGGACGCACCGACCGGGTGCAGGTCATGTACGCCGGTCGGGTCGTGGAGTCGTCGGGGACCGGCACCGTCTTCGCGGAGCCCGGCCACCCGTACGCCGAGGCGCTGCTGGCCTCGATCCCGCGCATGGAGGACAAGCCGCACACGCTGCTGCGCGCCATCGACGGCACGCCCCCGGACATGATCTCGCCGCCGCCCGGCTGCCGGTTCGCTCCGCGCTGCCAGTACGCCCAGGACCGCTGCGTCCAGGAGTCGCCGCCGCTGCTGGACCACGTCGGCTCCGCGAACCCGCACCTGATCGCCTGTCACTACCCCCTGATCGTCCCTGCGCCAGGCTCGGCTGCTGCCGCTGCGCGCACGCTGCTCGAGGAGACCCGCTGA
- a CDS encoding AMIN-like domain-containing (lipo)protein, which translates to MRRLTTTFLSAAAVAALAAACGNGAEPTSADPSSAEPSSTEPSSTEPSSTEPSSSSPTTSSEPTGTPAFPQGTADQTAENSGEWDLVLVDVRVGEHEGYDRVVLEFSGSGTPGWAVGYVDEAVLDGSGEGVTLDGSAVLDIYASGTTYPADDGESYDGPRQFAPGDGGEVEDVHVGGTFEGYTQVLVGIDDDPAPFRVFALTGPPRLVVDVLDD; encoded by the coding sequence ATGCGACGACTCACGACCACTTTCCTGAGCGCGGCCGCCGTCGCTGCACTCGCGGCGGCCTGCGGCAACGGGGCCGAGCCGACCAGTGCCGATCCGAGCAGCGCCGAGCCCAGCAGCACCGAGCCGAGCAGCACCGAGCCGAGCAGCACCGAGCCGAGCAGCAGCAGCCCGACCACCTCGTCGGAGCCCACCGGCACCCCGGCCTTCCCGCAGGGCACGGCCGACCAGACGGCCGAGAACTCGGGGGAGTGGGACCTCGTGCTGGTGGACGTGCGCGTAGGTGAGCACGAGGGCTACGACCGCGTCGTGCTCGAGTTCTCGGGTTCGGGCACCCCGGGCTGGGCGGTGGGCTACGTGGACGAGGCCGTCCTCGACGGGAGCGGCGAGGGCGTCACGCTCGACGGCAGTGCGGTGCTGGACATCTACGCCTCGGGCACGACGTACCCGGCGGATGACGGAGAGTCCTACGACGGCCCCCGGCAGTTCGCACCGGGGGACGGGGGCGAGGTCGAGGACGTCCACGTCGGTGGCACGTTCGAGGGCTACACGCAGGTGCTGGTCGGGATCGACGACGATCCGGCCCCGTTCCGGGTCTTCGCGCTCACCGGCCCACCGCGCCTGGTGGTCGACGTCCTCGACGACTGA